The proteins below come from a single Acidovorax sp. NCPPB 4044 genomic window:
- a CDS encoding DUF1295 domain-containing protein, translating into MLSIPITAAWQAALGGLAWALGIAVATWAVSWVRRDASLVDRLWAIMVSGAGVVYAALLPGAAAREPSLVLLGIALAWAIRLSTFITVRNWGHGEDHRYRAIRERNQPHFERKSLYLVFGLQAVLAWVVSAPLFAAFASPDPRGWLAALPGLLLAAGGLVFEAVADAQMSRFKNQPDHRGRVMDRGLWRYTRHPNYFGEACVWWGLWLGAMGTAGSAAAWSVVSPLLMTFLLLRVSGVALLEKSMPERRPAYREYQQRTSAFIPWPPRTEKRP; encoded by the coding sequence ATGCTTTCCATCCCCATCACCGCTGCCTGGCAGGCCGCCCTGGGAGGGCTCGCATGGGCACTGGGCATCGCGGTGGCCACCTGGGCGGTCAGCTGGGTGCGCCGCGATGCGAGCCTGGTGGACCGCCTTTGGGCCATCATGGTGTCCGGCGCAGGCGTGGTCTACGCGGCCCTGCTTCCGGGCGCTGCGGCGCGGGAGCCCTCTCTCGTGCTCCTTGGCATTGCTCTCGCCTGGGCCATCAGGCTCAGCACCTTCATCACGGTGCGCAACTGGGGCCATGGTGAGGACCATCGGTACCGGGCGATCCGAGAACGCAACCAACCCCACTTCGAGCGAAAAAGCCTGTACCTGGTCTTTGGACTGCAAGCCGTTCTGGCATGGGTGGTGTCCGCACCGCTCTTCGCCGCCTTTGCATCGCCGGACCCGCGCGGATGGCTGGCGGCGTTGCCGGGCCTGCTGCTGGCAGCGGGCGGACTGGTCTTCGAAGCGGTGGCCGACGCACAGATGTCGCGTTTCAAGAACCAGCCCGATCACCGGGGCCGGGTCATGGACCGAGGGCTATGGCGGTATACCCGGCACCCCAATTATTTTGGCGAGGCGTGCGTGTGGTGGGGACTGTGGCTCGGGGCGATGGGCACGGCGGGCAGCGCAGCCGCCTGGAGCGTGGTGTCACCCCTGCTCATGACGTTTTTGCTGCTGCGGGTTTCGGGCGTGGCACTGCTCGAAAAGTCGATGCCTGAACGCCGGCCGGCCTACCGGGAATACCAGCAGCGCACCAGCGCCTTCATCCCCTGGCCACCACGCACGGAGAAGCGGCCATGA
- a CDS encoding sigma-70 family RNA polymerase sigma factor, with product MTIVRQPLAEPRTPRPTLPPYLSIVTKYYTEGSTPSRDECIAMVRAVAEHGDRQAFAALFKYFAPRVKSYLMRLGTLEGVAEDLTQEAMVNMWRRAATFDPAHAGVSTWVFTIARNLRIDHLRRKGNQLSESDEGQDLAMDDAGPEEQTYAAQRESDVRRALGLLSPDQAQVLRRSFFDEQPHAQIADELGIPLGTVKSRVRLAVRHLHRLLGSHAP from the coding sequence ATGACCATCGTCCGCCAGCCCCTGGCAGAGCCCCGCACCCCGCGGCCCACCCTGCCCCCCTACCTGTCGATTGTGACGAAGTATTACACCGAGGGATCGACTCCGTCGCGGGATGAATGCATAGCGATGGTGCGCGCGGTGGCCGAGCATGGCGACCGGCAGGCTTTTGCGGCACTGTTCAAGTATTTCGCGCCGCGCGTGAAGTCTTACCTGATGCGCCTGGGCACCCTGGAGGGCGTCGCGGAAGACCTCACCCAGGAGGCCATGGTGAACATGTGGCGCCGGGCCGCCACGTTCGATCCCGCGCATGCCGGGGTGTCGACCTGGGTGTTCACCATCGCACGCAATCTGCGCATCGACCACCTGCGGCGCAAGGGCAACCAGCTCTCCGAGAGCGACGAGGGACAGGACCTCGCCATGGACGATGCCGGCCCCGAAGAGCAGACCTACGCAGCCCAGCGCGAGAGCGATGTGCGCCGCGCGCTGGGGCTGCTGTCGCCCGACCAGGCGCAGGTCCTGCGCCGCTCTTTCTTCGATGAGCAGCCCCATGCACAGATCGCCGATGAACTCGGCATTCCGCTGGGCACCGTCAAATCCCGCGTGCGGCTGGCCGTACGCCACCTGCACCGCCTTCTCGGCTCTCACGCGCCATGA
- a CDS encoding NAD(P)/FAD-dependent oxidoreductase gives MRTIHDQPAAGDGLAGQGPKGPIDIAIIGSGISGLAAAWLLAKRHRVTVYEADARPGGHSHTVEVPGPAGPTPVDTGFIVYNQSAYPNLTALFAHLDVATVPTDMSFAVSLDGGALEYSGSGLSGLFAQRSNVLRPRFWSMLRDLVRFYRQAPQDAASMGLLPLDEYLDRRGFGRAFREDHLYPMAAAIWSTPASRIGQYPTESFVRFCENHQLLDLGQRPAWRTVQGGSRRYVEKLTAALGPGALMLEQPAVEIRRTDTGVYVRTADARESRRHDHVVIATHADQALRLLPDATDAESRLLGAFGYSRNLAVLHSDPALMPQRRAVWSSWNYASERGLAEGLSVTYWMNRLQHLPESHPLFLTLNPIREPHPRHVLHTQVYEHPIFDGGALCAQKELWALQGQRRTWFCGAYFGAGFHEDGLQAGLAVAEELGGVRRPWTVPQESGRIHCTRQGVAA, from the coding sequence ATGAGAACGATCCATGACCAACCTGCAGCGGGCGACGGCCTGGCGGGACAAGGCCCCAAGGGCCCCATCGACATCGCCATCATCGGCAGCGGCATCTCCGGCCTGGCCGCCGCGTGGCTGCTGGCGAAGCGCCATCGTGTCACGGTGTACGAGGCCGATGCGCGGCCCGGCGGCCACAGCCACACCGTGGAGGTGCCCGGCCCTGCCGGGCCGACACCGGTCGATACGGGTTTCATCGTCTACAACCAGTCGGCCTATCCGAACCTCACGGCGCTGTTCGCACACCTGGACGTGGCGACCGTTCCCACCGACATGTCGTTTGCGGTCAGCCTGGACGGTGGTGCGCTGGAGTACTCCGGCTCCGGGCTCTCCGGCCTGTTCGCGCAGCGGTCCAATGTGCTGCGCCCGCGCTTCTGGTCGATGCTCCGGGATCTCGTGCGGTTCTACCGCCAGGCGCCCCAGGATGCGGCCAGCATGGGGTTGCTCCCGCTGGATGAATACCTGGATCGCCGCGGCTTCGGGCGCGCCTTCCGCGAAGACCACCTCTATCCCATGGCCGCAGCCATCTGGTCCACGCCGGCCTCACGCATCGGGCAATACCCGACCGAGTCGTTCGTGCGGTTCTGCGAGAACCACCAGCTTCTCGACCTCGGGCAACGTCCCGCATGGCGCACGGTGCAGGGCGGCAGCCGCCGCTATGTCGAGAAATTGACTGCGGCCCTGGGCCCCGGAGCGCTGATGCTCGAGCAGCCCGCCGTGGAGATCCGGCGCACGGACACCGGCGTCTACGTGCGCACCGCCGACGCGCGCGAGTCGCGCCGCCACGACCACGTGGTGATCGCCACCCACGCGGACCAGGCACTGAGGCTGCTGCCCGACGCCACCGACGCCGAATCGCGCCTGCTGGGTGCCTTCGGCTACAGCCGCAACCTTGCCGTGCTGCACAGCGATCCGGCACTGATGCCGCAGCGGCGCGCGGTGTGGTCCAGCTGGAACTACGCCAGCGAGAGAGGCCTGGCCGAAGGCCTGAGCGTGACCTACTGGATGAACCGCCTGCAGCACCTGCCCGAGAGCCATCCCCTCTTCCTGACGCTGAACCCTATCCGCGAGCCGCACCCGCGGCATGTCCTGCACACGCAGGTGTACGAGCACCCGATCTTCGACGGCGGCGCGCTGTGTGCACAGAAGGAGCTCTGGGCCTTGCAGGGCCAGCGGCGCACGTGGTTCTGCGGCGCTTATTTTGGTGCGGGCTTCCACGAGGACGGCCTGCAGGCGGGCCTTGCCGTGGCCGAGGAACTGGGCGGCGTCCGGCGGCCGTGGACGGTGCCCCAGGAATCCGGGCGCATCCATTGCACGCGCCAGGGAGTGGCCGCGTGA
- a CDS encoding DUF1365 domain-containing protein, translating into MIPAAAPPAPSALCTGDVLHERLRPARHRLRYRVHALWLDVDELPDLSRRLRLFSLNRFNLFSLHERDYGTGTGEPLRLHVERQLAAAGVDAPSGPIRMLTMPRILGYAFNPLTVYFCHRADGGLQAMLYEVNNTFGERHSYLATVPPQQAHEGRQRHGCDKAFHVSPFLPLAMRYAFDVQRPRAAGDALALTVTAGDASGTVLGALWRLRTGPLTDRALARVFLTHPLLTLKVIGAIHWEALQLWLKGVGFHAKPPAPERTLTIIRAEEP; encoded by the coding sequence GTGATCCCGGCGGCAGCGCCCCCCGCCCCCAGCGCGCTCTGCACGGGCGATGTCCTGCACGAGCGGCTGCGCCCGGCACGCCACCGGCTGCGCTACCGCGTCCATGCGCTGTGGCTCGATGTGGACGAGCTGCCGGATCTGTCGCGGCGCCTGCGCCTTTTCTCGCTCAACCGCTTCAACCTCTTCAGCCTGCACGAGCGGGACTACGGCACGGGCACGGGCGAGCCGCTGCGCCTCCACGTGGAGCGCCAACTGGCTGCGGCCGGGGTGGACGCCCCCTCGGGTCCCATCCGCATGCTGACCATGCCGCGGATCCTCGGCTACGCATTCAATCCGCTCACGGTGTATTTCTGCCACCGGGCCGATGGCGGGCTGCAGGCCATGCTCTACGAGGTCAACAACACCTTCGGAGAGCGCCACAGCTACCTTGCCACCGTGCCGCCGCAACAGGCACACGAAGGTCGGCAGCGGCACGGATGCGACAAGGCCTTCCATGTGTCGCCGTTCCTGCCGCTCGCCATGCGGTATGCCTTCGACGTGCAGCGGCCGCGGGCCGCGGGCGACGCGCTGGCCCTGACGGTGACGGCGGGCGACGCCTCGGGGACCGTGCTGGGCGCGCTCTGGAGGCTGCGCACGGGCCCGCTGACCGATCGCGCGCTCGCCCGTGTTTTCCTCACGCACCCGCTGCTCACACTCAAGGTGATCGGTGCCATCCACTGGGAGGCGCTGCAGCTCTGGCTCAAGGGCGTGGGTTTCCATGCCAAACCACCGGCTCCCGAACGGACCCTCACCATCATCCGCGCCGAAGAACCATGA
- a CDS encoding DUF2177 family protein, with protein MTRTYAIAYVATAIAFLALDAVWLGTMAGRLYRPGIGHLMQDGFSFAPALVFYLLYVGGMVFFAVAPGIDKQSWRHALGSGAALGLVAYATFGLTNQAVLRDWPWHVTTLDMAWGTFATGTASAIATAVVIRWFPASSA; from the coding sequence ATGACCCGCACCTACGCCATCGCCTACGTCGCCACCGCCATCGCGTTCCTTGCCCTCGACGCCGTCTGGCTGGGCACCATGGCCGGGCGCCTCTACCGCCCCGGCATCGGCCATCTGATGCAGGACGGCTTCTCGTTCGCGCCCGCACTGGTGTTCTACCTGCTGTACGTCGGGGGCATGGTTTTCTTCGCGGTCGCCCCCGGGATCGACAAGCAGAGCTGGCGGCACGCGCTGGGGTCCGGCGCCGCGTTGGGCCTGGTGGCTTACGCCACGTTCGGGCTCACCAACCAGGCCGTCCTGCGCGACTGGCCCTGGCACGTGACAACTCTGGACATGGCCTGGGGTACGTTCGCCACGGGCACGGCATCGGCCATTGCCACGGCCGTGGTCATCCGCTGGTTCCCAGCTTCCTCAGCCTGA
- a CDS encoding ChrR family anti-sigma-E factor, with protein MTIRHHPGDEVLLELAAGRLSAGPALLASVHAEMCPRCRERLRALEAAGGVLMESLPAQTLRPDALARTLEAVDALKASRESSALPVAAAPSARPAWPEGAPWPQALEGCRFTPWKWIGPGMWWSRMAPQRDAAANVFLLRIAPGRSLPAHTHKGLEWTQVLHGAFHDGHDLFGPGDFDSADGGVHHQPVVQGQSDCICLAAVDGRLLFDGRLARFVGALAGM; from the coding sequence ATGACGATACGCCACCATCCCGGAGATGAAGTATTGCTGGAGCTGGCAGCCGGCCGGCTGTCGGCGGGCCCTGCGCTGCTGGCGTCGGTGCATGCGGAAATGTGCCCGCGATGCCGCGAACGCCTGCGTGCGCTGGAAGCCGCAGGCGGCGTGTTGATGGAGTCGTTGCCGGCACAGACGCTGCGGCCTGACGCACTGGCGCGCACGCTGGAGGCCGTCGATGCGCTGAAGGCCTCCAGAGAATCGAGCGCCTTGCCCGTTGCCGCCGCACCATCGGCCCGTCCCGCGTGGCCGGAGGGCGCGCCCTGGCCGCAGGCGCTGGAGGGTTGCCGATTCACACCCTGGAAGTGGATCGGTCCGGGGATGTGGTGGAGTCGCATGGCGCCACAGCGCGACGCGGCGGCAAACGTGTTTCTCCTGCGCATTGCGCCGGGGCGCAGCTTGCCGGCACACACCCACAAGGGACTGGAGTGGACCCAGGTGCTGCATGGCGCCTTCCATGACGGGCACGATCTGTTCGGGCCCGGGGACTTCGACAGCGCCGATGGCGGTGTGCACCACCAGCCGGTGGTGCAGGGGCAGAGCGACTGCATCTGCCTCGCGGCTGTCGATGGGCGGTTGCTGTTCGACGGGCGGCTGGCCCGCTTTGTCGGCGCGCTGGCAGGCATGTAG
- a CDS encoding DUF6134 family protein has product MALAAAATSFPPTAGHAQEAAERQWNFSVFLDGAPIGEHRFRLTALEPGSRSLESTALFTVRVLGVPLYRYRHEARELWRGDCLARIASDTDDDGTRNAVRQDFAHDTGCLRSFAYWNPAILVSQPLLDPQTGKTETVQVSREEDGVVTVRGQPRPATRWRLVGPKYPIDVWYATGSGEWVGLDSTVRGGRKLSYRLP; this is encoded by the coding sequence ATGGCCTTGGCGGCGGCGGCCACCAGCTTTCCACCGACCGCAGGCCATGCGCAAGAAGCAGCAGAGCGGCAATGGAATTTCTCGGTCTTTCTGGACGGTGCGCCGATCGGGGAACATCGGTTCCGGCTCACCGCGCTGGAGCCCGGCAGCCGCAGCCTCGAGAGCACCGCACTGTTCACCGTGCGTGTCCTGGGCGTGCCGCTGTACCGCTATCGTCACGAGGCACGCGAGCTGTGGAGAGGAGACTGCCTTGCCCGCATCGCATCCGATACCGACGACGACGGTACCCGCAATGCGGTGCGGCAGGACTTCGCTCACGACACGGGCTGCCTGCGGAGCTTCGCCTACTGGAATCCTGCGATCCTCGTGTCGCAGCCGCTGCTCGACCCGCAGACCGGCAAGACGGAAACCGTCCAGGTCTCGCGCGAGGAAGACGGTGTGGTCACCGTGCGCGGACAGCCACGGCCCGCCACGCGCTGGCGCCTCGTGGGCCCGAAATACCCGATCGACGTCTGGTATGCCACTGGCTCGGGGGAATGGGTCGGACTGGATTCGACGGTGCGCGGCGGACGCAAGCTCAGCTACCGGCTGCCCTGA
- a CDS encoding SPOR domain-containing protein, whose product MSATSAYAVTAATTPRRSDDSTMAVLYRAALGPMGTARYLSTFERFDVVGRAHPGWNWAAALCTLNWMVFRQLWSAALVYVAALEGLALLAVAVGQYTARWPLPVLAGLGLAVLLAATVIPGLYGNAFVHSETRKRITKALSASATLAQAQALLERQAPTPRRLAWIAAANALLALLIAAIVVALPRETASATAPAGAALPAARAPASSPAVPQASASDDAPAAPAPSVASAASAPGPAAAPQPPVSAAHTVAALPPTSSPPAARNASANLTRASAPAASSPGALASVAAAQPRTLETPAPATGASTSTRAPAAALPAASRASLPASRPVVVAPASATSQPAAAASAPARGVSTPAPAASVPRPPASAAASLPASAPARAARASAPTRATAAAAATTERTEAATRKLYINVGLFAEPANAQRAHGLLRGAGIPAATQPVTAADGRELLRVRAGPFTSASQANAAAARIRTLGLETSAAKRP is encoded by the coding sequence ATGTCCGCCACCTCGGCCTATGCGGTGACTGCCGCCACCACGCCCCGACGCTCCGACGACAGCACCATGGCCGTGCTGTACCGCGCCGCCCTGGGGCCGATGGGCACCGCCCGCTACCTCTCCACCTTCGAGCGCTTCGATGTCGTGGGCCGTGCGCACCCCGGCTGGAACTGGGCCGCTGCACTCTGCACGCTCAACTGGATGGTCTTCCGGCAGCTGTGGAGCGCGGCGCTCGTCTACGTGGCGGCCCTCGAAGGCCTCGCCCTGCTGGCCGTCGCCGTGGGCCAATACACCGCCCGGTGGCCGCTGCCCGTGCTGGCGGGCCTGGGACTTGCGGTGCTGCTGGCAGCCACCGTGATCCCGGGGCTCTACGGCAATGCCTTCGTCCACAGCGAGACCCGCAAGCGCATCACCAAGGCCCTGTCCGCTTCCGCCACACTGGCCCAGGCCCAGGCGCTGCTGGAGCGGCAGGCCCCCACCCCGCGCAGGCTGGCCTGGATCGCCGCCGCCAACGCCCTGCTGGCCCTGCTGATTGCGGCGATCGTGGTGGCGCTCCCCCGGGAGACTGCATCCGCAACGGCTCCGGCTGGAGCCGCCCTGCCAGCAGCGCGGGCCCCCGCCTCCAGCCCCGCAGTGCCACAGGCCTCGGCCTCCGACGATGCACCTGCCGCTCCTGCCCCATCGGTGGCATCCGCCGCATCTGCGCCGGGTCCGGCGGCTGCGCCACAGCCACCGGTTTCTGCAGCCCATACTGTGGCCGCTCTGCCCCCCACCTCGTCGCCCCCCGCGGCCCGCAATGCTTCAGCGAACCTGACACGCGCATCGGCGCCTGCGGCCTCCAGCCCTGGGGCCCTGGCATCGGTCGCTGCCGCGCAGCCGAGAACGCTGGAAACACCGGCACCGGCCACGGGGGCCTCCACTTCCACCAGAGCACCGGCAGCGGCCCTGCCAGCCGCATCCAGGGCTTCACTGCCGGCCAGCCGGCCAGTCGTCGTTGCGCCGGCTTCCGCCACATCGCAACCTGCGGCGGCGGCCTCCGCACCGGCAAGGGGTGTCAGCACCCCAGCCCCGGCGGCATCGGTCCCGCGGCCTCCCGCCTCCGCAGCGGCTTCGCTGCCGGCCAGTGCCCCGGCCCGCGCCGCGCGCGCATCGGCGCCCACACGGGCCACTGCGGCGGCCGCTGCCACCACCGAACGCACCGAGGCGGCCACGCGCAAGCTCTACATCAACGTCGGGTTGTTTGCCGAACCGGCCAATGCGCAACGTGCCCATGGCCTGCTGCGCGGCGCCGGCATTCCCGCCGCGACCCAGCCGGTCACGGCCGCGGACGGGCGGGAACTGCTGCGCGTGCGCGCCGGCCCCTTCACGTCGGCCTCCCAGGCCAACGCCGCGGCGGCGCGCATCCGCACGCTCGGCCTGGAAACCTCGGCCGCGAAGCGGCCGTGA
- a CDS encoding SDR family NAD(P)-dependent oxidoreductase, protein MEPAADTNGTARPLALITGASSGIGLELARHAARGGYNLVLAADTPLNGAAEILRAEGAEVEFIQADLATQEGLEKLWAVVGDRMVHALMANAGHGLGGAFLDQIFPDVRHVIDTNITGTVWLVQRVAQRMCAAGQGRILITGSIAGFQPGSFQAVYNGSKAFIDSFAAALRNELQDSGVTVTCLMPGVTDTRFFERAGMQDTKVGTQSDKSDPADVARAGYEALHAGEADVVVGLGNKLQVALSKVAPSQLVAAQHRRMAEPGTAER, encoded by the coding sequence ATGGAGCCAGCTGCAGACACCAACGGCACGGCGCGCCCCCTGGCGTTGATCACCGGAGCATCCTCCGGCATCGGTCTCGAACTGGCCCGGCACGCCGCCCGGGGTGGCTACAACCTGGTGCTCGCGGCCGATACGCCGCTCAACGGGGCGGCCGAAATCCTGCGCGCGGAAGGCGCAGAGGTCGAATTCATCCAGGCCGACCTCGCCACGCAGGAGGGCCTGGAGAAACTCTGGGCCGTGGTGGGCGACCGCATGGTGCATGCCCTCATGGCGAATGCGGGCCATGGCCTGGGCGGGGCGTTCCTGGACCAGATCTTTCCCGACGTGCGGCACGTGATCGACACCAACATCACCGGGACGGTGTGGCTGGTGCAGCGCGTGGCCCAGCGCATGTGCGCGGCCGGCCAGGGCCGCATCCTGATCACCGGCTCGATCGCAGGATTCCAGCCCGGCAGTTTCCAGGCGGTCTACAACGGCTCCAAGGCGTTCATCGACTCGTTCGCCGCGGCACTGCGCAACGAACTGCAGGATTCGGGCGTGACGGTGACCTGCCTGATGCCTGGGGTGACGGATACACGGTTCTTCGAACGGGCGGGAATGCAGGACACGAAGGTGGGCACGCAATCCGACAAGTCCGATCCGGCCGACGTGGCGCGCGCGGGCTACGAAGCCCTGCATGCCGGTGAAGCCGATGTGGTGGTGGGGCTCGGCAACAAGCTGCAGGTGGCGCTGTCCAAAGTCGCACCGTCGCAGCTCGTGGCCGCGCAGCACCGGCGCATGGCGGAGCCCGGCACCGCCGAGCGCTAG
- a CDS encoding SAM-dependent methyltransferase, whose protein sequence is MLQNNATAIRWVERGLLPDPFVRHGIRRLLKDRLTELRSGDSAAAAEQTQAFLERIRSAPLALVPEKANEQHYEVPAEFFGKVLGPHRKYSSGLWSAETQTLAQAEEAALEETCTHAGLRDGQHILELGCGWGSLTLWMADRYPLSRITALSNSHSQREYIEAQAIQRGLRNVQVLTCDFNVFDTAQRFDRIVSVEMFEHLRNWPRAFAQVARWLEDDGRFFMHVFAHREAPYPFVARDASDWMSQHFFSGGMMPSDDLALHCQDDLRLMRRWRWEGTHYARTARAWLDNMDMHATALQPLFARVYGPSAGTWWTRWRLFFLAVEELFAYGAGQQWWVSHYLFEKRSAASRSRAA, encoded by the coding sequence ATGCTGCAAAACAACGCCACCGCCATTCGCTGGGTCGAAAGAGGCCTGCTTCCCGATCCTTTCGTCCGGCACGGCATCCGCCGGCTGCTGAAGGACCGCCTCACCGAACTGCGCAGTGGCGACAGCGCGGCGGCTGCAGAACAGACGCAGGCATTTCTGGAACGGATCCGTTCAGCGCCCCTGGCACTGGTGCCCGAGAAGGCCAACGAACAGCACTATGAGGTCCCGGCCGAATTCTTCGGCAAGGTGCTCGGGCCGCACCGCAAGTACAGCAGTGGCCTCTGGTCGGCGGAAACGCAGACGCTGGCCCAGGCCGAAGAAGCGGCTCTGGAAGAAACCTGCACACACGCGGGCCTGCGGGACGGCCAGCACATCCTGGAACTGGGGTGCGGCTGGGGGTCGCTGACGCTGTGGATGGCCGATCGCTACCCCTTGAGCCGCATCACCGCCCTCTCCAACTCCCACTCGCAGCGCGAATACATCGAGGCCCAGGCAATACAGCGGGGCTTGCGCAATGTGCAGGTGCTGACCTGCGACTTCAACGTGTTCGACACCGCACAACGCTTCGACCGCATCGTGTCCGTGGAAATGTTCGAGCATCTGCGCAACTGGCCTCGGGCCTTTGCCCAGGTAGCACGCTGGCTGGAGGACGACGGCCGCTTCTTCATGCATGTGTTCGCGCACCGCGAAGCGCCCTACCCTTTCGTCGCGCGGGATGCGAGCGACTGGATGAGCCAGCATTTCTTCTCGGGCGGCATGATGCCCAGCGACGATCTGGCCCTGCACTGCCAGGACGATCTTCGCCTGATGCGGCGCTGGCGCTGGGAGGGAACCCACTATGCGCGCACCGCCCGGGCCTGGCTCGACAACATGGACATGCATGCAACCGCGCTGCAGCCGCTGTTCGCACGCGTCTACGGCCCGTCTGCCGGCACATGGTGGACGCGCTGGCGCCTTTTCTTCCTGGCCGTCGAGGAGCTTTTCGCCTACGGTGCCGGGCAGCAGTGGTGGGTCAGCCACTACCTTTTCGAGAAGCGCAGCGCTGCATCCCGCAGCCGCGCTGCGTGA
- a CDS encoding SAM-dependent methyltransferase: protein MTPSSPSSANAAHGMASGHPAHPPHAPTADIAWPYRPLARLLRRLLDTMACGSLVIELPGGAQWAGSGPEPGPHAVLVLHAWKPVWRLLTGGDLGLAEGYRRGEWSSPDVAALLETGIRNEARWSRAIDAGWPVRWASRLLHLRRANTRSGSRRNIAFHYDMGNAFYAQWLDASMLYSSAIYASDTETLEEAQARKLARILECLAPRPGDHVLEIGCGWGALALAVAQQGRAQVTGLTLSAEQLRFAQDRVRQAGLASQVDLRLQDYRDVQGTFDHIVSIEMLEAVGERYWPTYFATLRERLRPGGRAVVQVITIGDGHFEHYRAGADFIQRYIFPGGMLPSPSVLSEQASRAGLRIASSETFGDSYATTLAEWRQRFLRAWPAIEPLGFDAPFRRLWEYYLCYCEAGFRTGRIDVGLYTLTHA from the coding sequence ATGACGCCTTCCTCTCCATCGTCCGCGAACGCCGCCCACGGCATGGCCTCGGGCCATCCCGCCCATCCGCCGCACGCACCCACAGCCGACATCGCATGGCCCTACCGGCCTCTGGCACGCCTGCTGCGCCGCCTGCTGGACACCATGGCCTGCGGATCGCTGGTGATAGAACTGCCCGGCGGCGCCCAATGGGCCGGCAGCGGTCCCGAGCCCGGGCCCCATGCCGTGCTGGTCCTGCACGCATGGAAGCCCGTCTGGCGCCTGCTCACGGGAGGCGACCTCGGCCTGGCGGAGGGGTACCGGCGGGGCGAGTGGTCCAGCCCCGATGTGGCAGCCCTGCTGGAAACCGGCATCCGCAACGAAGCGCGCTGGAGCCGGGCCATCGATGCCGGTTGGCCCGTGCGCTGGGCGAGCCGGCTGCTGCACCTGCGACGCGCCAACACGCGGAGCGGCAGCCGGCGCAACATCGCGTTCCATTACGACATGGGCAATGCGTTCTATGCGCAGTGGCTGGATGCCTCGATGCTCTACTCCAGCGCGATCTATGCCTCGGACACCGAAACGCTCGAAGAGGCCCAGGCCCGCAAGCTCGCACGCATCCTCGAATGCCTCGCTCCCCGGCCCGGAGACCATGTGCTGGAGATCGGCTGCGGCTGGGGCGCGCTCGCCCTGGCCGTGGCGCAGCAGGGCCGCGCACAGGTGACCGGGCTCACCCTCTCGGCCGAACAGCTGCGCTTTGCGCAGGACCGGGTGCGGCAAGCCGGCCTGGCATCGCAAGTGGATCTGCGGCTGCAGGACTACCGCGACGTGCAGGGCACGTTCGATCACATCGTGTCCATCGAGATGCTCGAGGCCGTTGGCGAGCGGTATTGGCCCACCTACTTCGCCACACTGCGCGAGCGGCTGCGGCCCGGCGGCCGCGCCGTGGTGCAGGTGATCACCATCGGCGACGGCCATTTCGAGCACTACCGTGCCGGCGCGGATTTCATTCAGCGGTACATCTTCCCCGGTGGAATGCTGCCGTCGCCCTCGGTGCTGTCGGAGCAGGCCAGCCGTGCCGGCCTGCGCATCGCCTCCAGCGAGACCTTCGGCGACAGCTATGCCACCACGCTGGCCGAATGGCGCCAGCGTTTCCTGCGGGCCTGGCCCGCCATCGAACCCCTCGGGTTCGACGCACCATTCCGCCGCCTGTGGGAGTACTACCTCTGCTATTGCGAAGCGGGCTTCCGGACCGGGCGCATCGACGTGGGCCTCTACACGCTGACGCACGCATGA
- a CDS encoding I78 family peptidase inhibitor yields MQISARALAPVALALLAAGCSTANLPWGGSATPAATGPTGAPAGGTCDAAPAQALIGQNSTAKVVEDARVRSGAHLARVLRPGQMVTKEFDAQRLNLEVDGNGRITAVRCG; encoded by the coding sequence ATGCAAATTTCTGCCCGCGCTCTCGCCCCCGTCGCCCTCGCCCTCCTTGCCGCCGGCTGCAGCACGGCGAACCTGCCTTGGGGCGGCTCAGCCACGCCCGCAGCGACAGGCCCGACCGGTGCCCCTGCCGGCGGCACCTGCGACGCCGCGCCCGCTCAGGCACTGATCGGCCAGAACAGCACGGCGAAGGTGGTCGAGGACGCTCGCGTGCGCTCCGGTGCCCACCTGGCCCGCGTGTTGCGCCCCGGGCAGATGGTCACCAAGGAGTTCGACGCGCAGCGCCTCAACCTCGAAGTGGACGGCAACGGCCGCATCACGGCCGTGCGCTGCGGCTGA